The genome window gcaaatttcatggacaaacatgtttttgcaaaaaaaatagaaaaaagggaaaaaatatcTATGGACAAACGGGTCCTAAGTTAAACGATCACATAAACTCCTACATACAAAAAGAAATTGCAATATTTATAATGgaaatgatttttaaaaaaatatggaGAAGTAGAAATTAAGAAAACTTACTCAATTGCTCGAAGTTCATCAAAGAAGCTGAGATCATAGACATTTGATAGGCTAGCAAAATGAACAATCCCACTTAACTTGTGATGTTCAATGTGATTAAGAGCCACATTTCTTTGATGATCCACTTCTTCATGTATATTAGTGAAATTCTCCTTAAAAACCAAGTGCCTATACATAATTCCAGTTTTCCTAAGTATTTTTGATACATTTGAATCCTCAATTTGTTGCTCCACAACCACCCATAAAATTGGTTGTGGAATTAATCTCAATGTGTTTGATAATCTCCTTAGTAGCATTCCTCTATTTTGATCTTTCGCGCTCGTTGGAGTGACAATAATTAGTAGCCTTCTCGGATTCAAGAACTCACCATTAGCTTCCTCTTGTTCTTGAACTTGATCTTGATCCTGTTCTTGTcgctcttctccttcttcttcttcttctttttcttctaagACCTTTTCTGAATGTCTCGTATCGTTTAAGTTAAACCATTCTGATGCTACTGTTGTTGATGTTTCGTCTAACAGAGGTTTATTGAAAGTCTCACTTTCTAATCTTGAATGGTGCAACATATTTGGTTGTGTTTGATTTGATTGAGGAATTTTAGGAATAGCAATATTCCTAGTGGAAAACAATGAACCTTTGCCTGTTGGAGCAAAGCCAGTGAAAAACCCCATaacaaaacaaagaagaaaatgaaCAATTGCTTTCTTCCATAGTTGCACTTTTTTCTTTGATCTTTCTAAAGAAACCATGATTTAAAATGTGAAGAATCTTGGTTTTCTTCACTAAGATGAAAAATATAAGGAAATGATGATGCAATAGGCAAGGAAATGTAGCATGGAAATTATATATAACTAATATGGTTGAGAAATGAGAAGAAAAAAACCTTTTTTTTCTATCAATTTGGTGAAAAAAATTATATAGGGAGCTAACAAACATATAATTGAAGGTGTTGGTTGAATAAAACAAAGTGTTAGTTGTTTTctcaattttatttattttattgggTGAGGGGTTTTGCTTGaagtaaaagaaagaagaaataaagCAAAGAAATTAATCATATGCAGAAGGAAATAAGTTGCTTTCTATACCAAATAGTAGTTGAGATAGAAAGCTCATACACCTAAAATGTCAAGTTTTAggaagcaagaaatgattttccTATTTGAAACGGCATGCACCtgctatttttcatatttttttaatttaattgaattatttaaGCAAGTCGGTgacaatataaatttatcaaacTCACCTAAAGTATATATTTTGAAGGAAACTGTCAATTATTACTCACTTAAAATAGGAGGCAAGTTTAGTTCATGAACTCATTTTGATACTTAATTAGAGCGTTAGTCAATAATAGACACAAATTAATTCCTAGTTCTagtctttgtttttttttttttgctagtCTAAAAcctgaaaaaagaaagaaaagaaactagTTAAGGATTGAGAATTTTTAACTACTTTCTTTATATTAACCCCCGCATGTTTTCTCGGTAGAGCTCGTTGTACGGAGCTTGCCTAATACGATTTACCTCTCCAGTGTGATTTGCGAGCTATTACACCCAAAGAGTAGCAGTTGCAAATTCCCTAATTTACCCCAAAAAGAAAATGGGATTGAGAAATTTTAACTACTTTCTTTATAAGAGTTTCTGTtaagaacttgtgtggaatacAAGCAAATAAGGTGGCAAATCTCATTCCTCTTGGAAGATTAAATTTTATTAGGCTCAAACTTAGGTAGTAAATTAGCGGTGCATTAGCGGATAAACTAATTGAAATGGATGGTGCGAGTTTGTAAAATGCTCGACAAACTGCTAATATTAGTGGCGCATAAACTATGTTCGTCAACCAAGTTTGTTAAGTGGGTGTAAACTTATTAATCAAACCCAAATTCTCTATGATCCATCAATCACTTATTAGAAAAGAAATTGCGCAAATTCTTCGTTTTTATCAAGCCGGTTACAACATTCCCTCTCTTCCAGTAAAACAAGTTCTGAATCTGCATTTAACAAAGGAAATCGGTTCCTTTTTTTATCTTCAGTAGCATCTTTTGTTCTCTAACCACACAATCCATATTATACACATAGGAATTGACATCCATAACTTACTTCAAGAAAGTCATCTATGTTATAATAAGGGGTTGTTTGGTATGATGGATAAGCAAAAATAATCCTGGAATAAAAATTTAGTACTCCTTATCCTTTGGTTTGGTTACTAATCCTAGGATTAAAAATAGTACCGAGATAAATTATACCTGCCAGAGGGTGAAACAGTAATCCAGGATAAATTATCCTACGGTAAAACAGTAAAATTGACAATCCCAGAATTAATACAACATAGATAACTAATTCCAACATAACTTGTCTTcgaccaaacgacccctaacgGTAATGTTAAGGGAGCAATTAGGAACATGTATAGTCTCTAAACTGACCAAAGCTCATGATCTGGCAATACCATACCACGGTCAAAAGGTACAAAAGCCCGAGCAACCAGACTTGACATAAATTTAGCTACTGGAGCCATTCTAAACATGTCTATAAGTAGAATCCTAAATAACCAgcaataatttcaaaatatttcagACTAATCTATAATTTATACTCCACTACCAACCAATCAACACAACTTGCTTCTTTATTAAATGTCATCCTTTTATGTCCCTATGCCTAATAATGTTTTTCCAGGAACTCAAATTATTTCCTCAAAAAGATTGATATTCCTAAGACAAGCATTCTTCTTATCATCTTGAATAAAACAGCTAGTGATATTCCTACATAATAGTGGAACTGCAGGGAAATTGAGTACCAACTGCGTTGACTGCAGTTTGCTAAACCAACAAACAGCTGTAGTCACTAGTCTCTTTCTGGCCTCTGTTGCTGTTAGTCTGTTACTTtctattgtctcttttcgtcttcttgagccgagggtctatcgaaaacaacctctctacaccaccaaggtaggggtaaggtctgcgtacacatacTCTCctcataccccacttgtgggGTTATAcgggattgttgttgttgttgttgctcaaGTTGTAGTCTACGAATTAAAAAATGTCCCTGCAAGTAAATTTTCTTGGAAACTTACTGGCAATAGTGATCAATCTATACCTGGTACTGATTCTTTGGCGATACATTTTGATTTTGAATAGCTTCAATTGTAACTGACCGCATGTAAAGATGAAGGTGTGCATATCCTGGCCACCCTATAACTCTagccaaataaaaaaattatggACAAAGTTTTACTGGCTATAGAGCCTATTGTCACTTACCTGCAGACTTCAGGCTGTCCAAAATTTACCAAGACGCCGGGCAGCAGAAAGAACAGACTAGTGATCTAACATGGATCTGTTTTCAACAATGTCATACCTGGAGGCTGGAGCATAGAATTATTACTGATAGTTTTGTATAATATAGCAACTCCATGTCTAAATCTCGGACATGACATAACAGTGTCGGATAGCCAAGCTTGAGATCATCATTCAAGAAAAGATAGCTGGTGAAAGTTTCAAACTAATGTGCTTAGATACATTCAAACTAGTGTCATTCTTTTACCCTCCATTTTCTCTTTACTAATTTTCGACATGCCATATTGTTTTACTAACATCTCATTATATAGTTTCCTTGATAATGCATGTCGTAAATCTAATTAACACACAGAATTTGAGAAAAGTTTTCATGCAAAAAATTGGCTTGGCCTCGGAGCTTAAGTATGAGGAATCAACAAATAGCACTGCTattctcaaaatactaaaatcaaGATCTTCATATTCACCAAAATCATAAATAAAAGATGCATCGGATAACAAAACTATCATAAGAAAGTGCTATAAGATGAACCACTATAGGGGATAATAAGTACTTCACAAGCATAACGATAATGCGCTTCCCTC of Nicotiana tomentosiformis chromosome 7, ASM39032v3, whole genome shotgun sequence contains these proteins:
- the LOC104114548 gene encoding beta-1,4-xylosyltransferase IRX9 — its product is MVSLERSKKKVQLWKKAIVHFLLCFVMGFFTGFAPTGKGSLFSTRNIAIPKIPQSNQTQPNMLHHSRLESETFNKPLLDETSTTVASEWFNLNDTRHSEKVLEEKEEEEEGEERQEQDQDQVQEQEEANGEFLNPRRLLIIVTPTSAKDQNRGMLLRRLSNTLRLIPQPILWVVVEQQIEDSNVSKILRKTGIMYRHLVFKENFTNIHEEVDHQRNVALNHIEHHKLSGIVHFASLSNVYDLSFFDELRAIEGFGTWPMALLSANKKEVIIEGPVCDSSEVMGWHLKKANNSTDERPPIRVSSVAFNSSILWDPERWGRTSSIQDTSQDSLKFVRKEVLEDETKLMGIPPNDCSKILLWNLPLST